The sequence ATAACCAATAAGCTTAGTATCTGCTTCATTATCTACCTGTTTTGCAGTAGTTCCTGAACCCACCAATGAGTGGAATCCTGATATGGCACCACAAGCAATTGTTATAAATAACATTGGAAATAGGAATTGTCCGTTTCCTAAATTAAATGATGTATATGCTGGTAATTGTATTTCAGGTCTATATAATATCAATCCTAATACAGCCCCTGCCATCATTGCATATAATAAATAAGAATTTAAATAATCTCTCGGTTGTAATAATATCCAAACTGGTGTAACTGATGCTATAAATATATATACTAGTATGATTGCAATCCATGTATTTCTTGAAAGTATCAATGGGTTATGCATCCCAAAATAAATACTTGCAAATAATAAAATAACTCCAAATACTGTTCCTATGCCCAAAGGCACACCTTTTCTATAAACGAAAAATCCAAATACTATTGCCAATATAATAAATAATACAGAAGATGTAGCTGCCTCTGGAACACTAACAAAGGTATTGGCCACTATATTTGTAAATGCAGCAATAACCAAAAGTAGTGTCAACCAAGCAAATATAGAGAATAATTTTTTCCCTGATTTACCAATATTGGCCTCTATAATCTGACCAACTGATTTTCCACCATGTCTTACAGATGCAAATACTGATCCAAAGTCATGCACTCCACCAAAGAATATACTTCCTATTATTATCCATAACATAACAGGAATCCATCCAAATATGGCGGCTGCAATAGGTCCTACTATTGGTCCTGCACCTGCTATAGAAGCAAAGTGATGTCCCAATAATACTGGTGCCTTTGCTGGAACATAATCTACTCCATCACCCATGGTATGTGCTGGTGTTGGTTTAGATGGGTCTATTCCCCATTTCTTGCTTAACCACGCACCATATGTGGCATAAGCAACAATAAAAATAAAGATAGTAAAAATTACTAAAGCTAATGCACTCATGATATAACCTCCTTAATATATTTATTTTAAGGCTGATAAAATTTACCAACCTTTTTAGCCTTTTTACTAGTTAAAACCTTTTCATCATCTACACAAACCAGTACTAACCTTATGTCTACCCATCCTTTTAGGCCAAATGCAAAACCTTTATGATATTTGAATTTTTTTACTTTATCTAATATTTCTTGAGCAATTTGACCTTTAGTTACTATTATGCCTGTAATCATGGAAGACATATGTTCTTCATCAGGTTTTACATGAAATTGAACTAGATCTTTAAGTACATCAATAAATCTATCTAAGCTAAACAAATCTAGGCTATCAAAATACTTTAAAAAACAATGTTCATTATTCTCAAAGGCATATATAGTTGCTGATTTCATAACCATATATCTTTCGTTTCTCAAATTATATTTAGCGTACATATCGAAGGTTAAATCATTATATCTGTAATCTTCTGTTATATCGAAATTTTTAGATAGTCTTTTTTTTATACTATCCTTATACTTTTTAAATTCCATAATATCACCACTATCTCTATATAGTATGAAAGTACTATTTAATTCCATTTTAGTTCATAACTTTATGAAAGTTTATACTTTTTGTATCGAATGCATAATGTAGTGTATGAAATGCAATATTTCAGTTTAATATGCAATATATGATTCTAATTTTTTCCTATATACACTCAAATTATATTCATTTCTTTCGTCTTGTGGTATATTTATCCCAATTTTATCTAATATAAACATAGGCGGTCCCGTAACTACAAAAATTTCATCAGACATAATAAGGGCTTCATCTATATCATGGGTAACCAATATAGATAGCTTCTGTTGTTTTTTCCAATTATTCAAAATTAGATTTATCAATCTTTTCTTTATATTTAAATCCAATCCTTTAAAGGGTTCATCCATTATCAAAATATCTCCATCATATGCCAATGCCCTAGCTATAGAAACCCTTCTTTTCATTCCTCCACTTAGTTCATGAGGATATGTATTCCCGAAATTTTTTAGTCCTACTTTTTCTAGGTACTCATTGGCTATATCTATTTTTTGTCCACAATCTAATTCGTTCTTCAATACAAAAATAATGTTCTCCATTGCAGTATCCCATGGCAATAGCCTATCTTCTTGAAATATATAAGAAAATGTAATGTCTTTTATACCTTTTATAAAACCTCTGTCATAAGACTCTATGCCTGTAATAATATTTAATAATGTAGTTTTCCCACAACCTGATGGTCCAAAAATACATACTACTCCACTCTCTCTAAAGGACATATTAAATTTATCTAATACATTTACATTATTATATTTTTTATTTAGCTTATCCAATTCAATATTCAACTGTATCATCCTCGCTGTTTTTTATATGTCAAATTATTTATAAAATAAGAAAAAGTTTTTTCAAAAGATATACTCAAGATTATGACCATCAATGTCCATGCAAAAAGCTCCTGGGTCTCCAAATATACCTTTGCATTATATAAATTGGCCCCTATAGAATACTTGGGATTACTTAATACTTCTGCTGCTACAGTAGCCTTCCACCCCAATCCTAATGATGTCATACTTCCTGCTGCAAAATATGGAATTATTGAGGGTATATATATTTTCATTAGAATGGACATTCTTTTAACCCTATAAACCTTTGCCATTTGCAAAAGTTCATTATCTACATTTCTTACCCCCTGAACCACATTGGTCCATATTATTGGAAAGCATATGAGAAAACCTATAAATATAGGCACATTTCCCGAAGAAAACCACAATAATGCAATAATAATAAATGACATAACTGGAGTAGATTTTATGGTATTCATTACAGGATATATGAATGTATATATATATTTATTAATACCAGATAAAACACCTAGTATTAACCCTAAAATTACAGATATCATAAATCCAATAATCACTCTAATGACAGATATCAATACAGAAATCCAGAATCCACCACTAAATATTAATTTTTTAAGCATTAAAAATACTCCCATGGGAGAAGGGAGAAATAATTCCCTATTTATAATCAGATATAATATCTCCCATATCAGTATCCAAAATATAATAACTCCTGTATTTATTAAAATTTGTTTTATCTTAATAGTATAATCCTTCATCAGGAATTTTTCCTCCAACAGATTTTGGATTGAAATCATATAGTATCCTTATAAATTTATCCACCATATCTTTAGCCTCTTGACCATCAATATATACTATATTACTATAAGGCAATGCCTTCTGTGCTATAGCAGCATTTGGTAATATCTTAAACTTCTCTATAAGGTCTGCCGCTTCTTTGTTGTTTTCATTTACCCATTGTACTGAATTATCATATTCTTTTAAGAAATTATCTACTATTTCTTTATTGTTTTCAGCATATTCCTTCCTTACTACAATACATCCCATGGCTAATTGACTATTGCCTTCTGTTACCTTATTCCACTCTTCCGTCATATCAAGGGCAATCCTCAAGTCTTCATTTTTCATAATTGCAGTAGTTACATGGGGCTGAGGTAATAATGCAATATTAACATCTCCAGATGCAGCAGCTGCTGCTAACTCACTATGCTGTAACGTAAAATCTATTTCTACATCATTCATTGGGTCAATATCATTTTCTTTTAATATATAACTCAATGCATAGTCTGGAGTAGCACCCTTACCACTGGCATTTATTTTCTTACCCTTTAAATCTTCAACAGTTTCTATTTCATTTCCATTTTCCAATACGTATAATACTCCCAAGGTATTTATAGCAGCTAATTTCACCTCTCCTTCAGTTTTATTATATAGTACAGCTGCCATATTACTAGGCACTGCTGCAATATCAACCTCTCCATTGGTAATCTTACCTATCATATCATCGGGTGCACCTAATACTGTAAAATTATAATTGATATTATTCTCCTTACTCTCATTATCCTCCATCAATTTAACCATGCCCATACCTGTAGGTCCTTTCAATGTGGCTACATTTAATGTAGCATCTTCTGTTATTCCAGTATTATTTGAACACCCTATAACAGAAAAAATTAATACAAATATTAATAATATGTAAATCAACCTTTTCAAATAAAACCCCTCCTATTAATTTTTATTTTCTATATGTATTATTTCTAACCCAATATATCAAATTCCTTCAAATTTAAAAAAGCGGACACTATAGTCCATCTAGATTATTAACAAAGATACAATTATGACAAGAATATAAAACAAAGAACTATTTTCTAGAATTTATAGAGATATAAAAAAAGTTAGTAGTTAGCTTAATGCTGGAATCTATAAGACCTCCACCATTAACTACCAACTACTAACTACTTTTATATCTCTGCCATTAAACTAATGTGGACACTATAGTCCACTATTATATGATCTTATTTAAATGCTGTAAATCTATCTGCTTTTGCACCACAGATTGGACATTTGTCTGGGGCATCCCCTTCCACAGTATACCCACATATATCACAAACTTGTATATCTCCTATTTCATAATCTTTTTCTTGGTCTACTGCATCCTTTGCCTTTGCAAATAAATCAGCATGGGTCTTTTCTGCTTCATATGCATATCTAATAGAAATAAGTGCTTGTTTTTCCCCTTGCATTTCAGCCACAGCCTTAAATGCTGGATACATTTGTCCCACTTCATAGTTTTCTCCATCTATAGCACCTTGAAGGTTTTCAGATGTTGGTCCCAAGCCAAATCCAGCGCCAGAAGTCACAGAGAAATCACCTTTAACGTCCTTCATAGCCCTAAAATGATTGGTAGCATGTACCTCTTCTGCATAGGAAATAGCTCTAAATAGTCTAGCTACATTAGGGAATCCCTCACTTTCAGCCTTTTTACCCCATACTCTATATCTCATATGAGCTTGACTTTCTCCTCCAAAAGCTGATCTCAAATTTTGAGCAGTCATATCATTCATATTTATACATCCTCCTTAATTTATTATTAATTTATTAAAATCTATTATTCACACACAATATATTTAATACCCATAATGATATATATTAAACAAAAAATATATAATCACATAATCAAATAATCATATATTTTATTTTTAAAAAAGTGCAGCTATAATTTTTTTTACGTCTTCATCTACTACATAGTATTGAACTTCAATCCCATTTCTTACGCCCTCTACTATACCTGCAGCTTTTAATTTAGACAAATGCTGAGAGATAGTAGATTGGGGAATAGCTAAACAACTCTGCATCTTAGACACATTTCTTCCCTGTTCTTCCATAAGCCCTTTTACTATACACAATCTTACAGGATGAGATATTGCCTTTAAAAGCTGTGCCTTTTGCTCTAATACATCTCTTTGTCTATCTATTTCATTAATAAGTCATCACCTCTTATACATCTTTATATTTGAATATTACAATATTGACATCTCTATGTCAATATTAAATCATATCCTGAATTGGCTTTTTCTAATTGTCATTAAGAATACTTTATCTTGATTTTACCAAGTAATTATATTATATTAAAATAAAATGATATTTTCTATAGAGAGGTGATTTTTTGATACAAAGAAAATTAAAAATGGATGAAAAACAAAAGATTTCTATCCTATCTTTTCTACCCCTTATGTTTATTATTTTGGCCTTTTATTTCGATTCTCCTACCAATATAATCAAAGGACTATATCAAATAGTAATAAATCCAGATTTATTATTAACCGATTATATAGCTGTTGGAGGTGCTGGAGCCACATTAATAAATTCGGCTATTCTTACCCTTATAAATATATATATACTCTATAAATTAAATATTAAAATAACTGGATTACCTATTGCTGCCATTTTTACAATAGCTGGTTTTTCTTTTTTCGGTAAAAATATTGTAAATGTTTGGCCTATATATATCGGTGGATATCTTTATTGTAAACATCAAGGTGTTAAATTTAAGAGTATCGCTCTAATAATCATGTTCGGTACTGCTTTAGCTCCATTAGTTAGTCAATTGATGTATGGAACAACCCTTTCTGATCCCATCGCATTATTAGTAGGAATAACCTTGGGTATATTAACAGGATTCATTTTGCCTACTTTAGCCTCTCATATGATAAGATTTCACGACGGATACAATCTCTATAATGTAGGATTTACTGCAGGAGTTATAGGTACTGTGATTATATCCATTCTCAGAAGTTATGGTGCAATTATAGAAGCTCAAATGATAATTTCAAAAGAATATGATCTCTTTTTTAAATTGTTTTTTACATTTTTTTCTTTATTATTACTTTTTATTGGTTATTGGATGAATGGAAAAAGTTTAAATGGATATAGAGAATTATTATGGTATTCTGGAAGAACAGTAACAGATTTTACCCAATTGACCTCATATGGAATTACCTTTATTAATATGGGAATCATGGGAATGATCTCATTGATTTATATAATTATGTCTGGTGGTATAATAAATGGCCCCATTATAGGTGGTATATTAACAGTTATGGGATTTAGTGCCTTTGGTAAGCACCCTAAAAATACAATTCCAATACTCCTTGGAGTGTATATGGCTACACTTACAAAGCTCTGGGAACCAAATTCCACCGCAGTTATTATTGCTGGACTATTCGGTACCACATTGGCCCCTATTCCTGGAACATATGGTTGGGGTGTAGGTATATTGACAGGTTTTCTCCATTTGTCTGTAGTTATGAATGTGGGGTATCTCCATGGTGGGATAAAT comes from Clostridiisalibacter paucivorans DSM 22131 and encodes:
- a CDS encoding carbon starvation CstA family protein gives rise to the protein MSALALVIFTIFIFIVAYATYGAWLSKKWGIDPSKPTPAHTMGDGVDYVPAKAPVLLGHHFASIAGAGPIVGPIAAAIFGWIPVMLWIIIGSIFFGGVHDFGSVFASVRHGGKSVGQIIEANIGKSGKKLFSIFAWLTLLLVIAAFTNIVANTFVSVPEAATSSVLFIILAIVFGFFVYRKGVPLGIGTVFGVILLFASIYFGMHNPLILSRNTWIAIILVYIFIASVTPVWILLQPRDYLNSYLLYAMMAGAVLGLILYRPEIQLPAYTSFNLGNGQFLFPMLFITIACGAISGFHSLVGSGTTAKQVDNEADTKLIGYGSMLIEGALAAIALVTAAYIGKDKLATLLSNGGPVNVFSDGVGTFMTKFGIDFVAGKSFVALAISAFALTSLDTATRLGRFIFQEFFEDETKEKQSILVTNRFVSTIITVILGGGLAVVGWSKVWPLFGSANQLLAALALLALAAWLKNRGSSNSMTIIPMIFMFAVTLTALVLLIKANIANSNYLLVGFAIALFILALILIGQSYKVLTSPTPKEKNKA
- a CDS encoding ATP-binding cassette domain-containing protein, yielding MNIELDKLNKKYNNVNVLDKFNMSFRESGVVCIFGPSGCGKTTLLNIITGIESYDRGFIKGIKDITFSYIFQEDRLLPWDTAMENIIFVLKNELDCGQKIDIANEYLEKVGLKNFGNTYPHELSGGMKRRVSIARALAYDGDILIMDEPFKGLDLNIKKRLINLILNNWKKQQKLSILVTHDIDEALIMSDEIFVVTGPPMFILDKIGINIPQDERNEYNLSVYRKKLESYIAY
- a CDS encoding ABC transporter permease, encoding MKDYTIKIKQILINTGVIIFWILIWEILYLIINRELFLPSPMGVFLMLKKLIFSGGFWISVLISVIRVIIGFMISVILGLILGVLSGINKYIYTFIYPVMNTIKSTPVMSFIIIALLWFSSGNVPIFIGFLICFPIIWTNVVQGVRNVDNELLQMAKVYRVKRMSILMKIYIPSIIPYFAAGSMTSLGLGWKATVAAEVLSNPKYSIGANLYNAKVYLETQELFAWTLMVIILSISFEKTFSYFINNLTYKKQRG
- a CDS encoding ABC transporter substrate-binding protein produces the protein MKRLIYILLIFVLIFSVIGCSNNTGITEDATLNVATLKGPTGMGMVKLMEDNESKENNINYNFTVLGAPDDMIGKITNGEVDIAAVPSNMAAVLYNKTEGEVKLAAINTLGVLYVLENGNEIETVEDLKGKKINASGKGATPDYALSYILKENDIDPMNDVEIDFTLQHSELAAAAASGDVNIALLPQPHVTTAIMKNEDLRIALDMTEEWNKVTEGNSQLAMGCIVVRKEYAENNKEIVDNFLKEYDNSVQWVNENNKEAADLIEKFKILPNAAIAQKALPYSNIVYIDGQEAKDMVDKFIRILYDFNPKSVGGKIPDEGLYY
- a CDS encoding rubrerythrin family protein, with protein sequence MNDMTAQNLRSAFGGESQAHMRYRVWGKKAESEGFPNVARLFRAISYAEEVHATNHFRAMKDVKGDFSVTSGAGFGLGPTSENLQGAIDGENYEVGQMYPAFKAVAEMQGEKQALISIRYAYEAEKTHADLFAKAKDAVDQEKDYEIGDIQVCDICGYTVEGDAPDKCPICGAKADRFTAFK
- a CDS encoding metalloregulator ArsR/SmtB family transcription factor, which codes for MNEIDRQRDVLEQKAQLLKAISHPVRLCIVKGLMEEQGRNVSKMQSCLAIPQSTISQHLSKLKAAGIVEGVRNGIEVQYYVVDEDVKKIIAALF
- a CDS encoding DUF1576 domain-containing protein gives rise to the protein MIQRKLKMDEKQKISILSFLPLMFIILAFYFDSPTNIIKGLYQIVINPDLLLTDYIAVGGAGATLINSAILTLINIYILYKLNIKITGLPIAAIFTIAGFSFFGKNIVNVWPIYIGGYLYCKHQGVKFKSIALIIMFGTALAPLVSQLMYGTTLSDPIALLVGITLGILTGFILPTLASHMIRFHDGYNLYNVGFTAGVIGTVIISILRSYGAIIEAQMIISKEYDLFFKLFFTFFSLLLLFIGYWMNGKSLNGYRELLWYSGRTVTDFTQLTSYGITFINMGIMGMISLIYIIMSGGIINGPIIGGILTVMGFSAFGKHPKNTIPILLGVYMATLTKLWEPNSTAVIIAGLFGTTLAPIPGTYGWGVGILTGFLHLSVVMNVGYLHGGINLYNNGFAGGIVAGVLTPIMDAFTKD